The DNA region attttttcgggttgcaatttattttttttgttatttttatattggtAGTAAAATTAGGGAGCTCATAACACTTTTCAGGGATTGTAATGGTATGTAATTAACTTTGAGACTGAAGAAAAATTACTAAAATCCGTCTGGCTTCTGTTTGTGTTTCGTGATAAAATCACCATTTGTTCAGCGGTTGGAGCCATCTGTTAAGCTAAGACTACTATTTtctcaaatatatttttgttgtttccTTGTTTCTGGTTCAGCTAGTAAAGATGTAAGATCATACTGGTTCTAATCGTTACATGTTTGCAAGAGATTTTAATGGGGGCGCGCGAAAGTGGGATTTTTGTCATTATGATCGTCGGGttgatttgttgttatttttcttattttctgaCGACGTAACTGCTGTATTTTTACTATCCCATCCAGCGTCGGAGTAGGGGTAGTTTATTATGTAGCGATCATAAATAAGTGTCTCAACCCATGTTTAATCGCGTTGGTTTTATTCGATCATCTGGACATAACACATTGAACACACAATGGTTTTTGAAGTGAACATAGATGTATTTCGGTGAAGTGAAAATCCTCATACTTGAGAGTTGCCAACTGGCAATTCCGGGGACAGATTCTGTATAGTAGCACACATTCGGTATCATTAAATTTATGCTAAATTTATCTATCTGGATCTCAGGTTTACGaccgcgcaaaaaaaaaaatacaataaatactaatttttcaggtattattagggtttttttaatacaacgcgactagagttctgtattattttttttttttttttttgcgcgtcaCGTAAACCTGTGATacggatgctaccattgtggtATGCTATTCTTTTTATCTGTCTTCATTTAGCGGTAATCAGCCAATCATTAAGCTTTATTTGTCACCATAACACGTTTGCTTTGTTATTATTTCACAGTCCAGAAGATGAGCTAAAATAGTCTTACATACGAGTCTGTTTGTCGGTATTCGCTCATAACTATGGAACTTACATTTGTTTAATTGACAAATCATGCTTCGATTACAAAGAAAGATTTTGGGTTATACTTTTTCGCACTGTCTTATGAACTAAAATCTGCTATTGCTTCGAGTGTGTTTTGGTGAGAAGTAGGAAAGAAATGTTTGTGCCAATGTTTCGTTCTGTTGTGAGTAGACCATATTAACGTAAACTGCATTTGAcctttttttgtaaataaatttgtttaaaattgaaataattagaATTATGTAAAAGCATTAACTTACAGCTTTGATTAAGTGGGACATCGCGCGCTCGCACTCAGAATGCCTCGGTGGCATAAAGACCATCTCTCGCGCGCGCTTGATAAATCCCCCCGGCGGTGTTATTGCACTGTATTCCAAGAGGAACTGCATGATAACGTACtgcaatatacaaatatgtcaATCTAAATTAAAACTTGCGCCAACAAATACATACCTTATTCTCAGGGACCATAATGTTGATTATGGATATCGATAACATTACCGCATCATCGCTTCATCGGACAGTAGTTATTGAAATATGGAAATTAGGTATTTATTTATGGATATGATATAAATCATTGGTCTTAATGTCAATTTTACTTTTTGGGATAATATTTCCCGTTGTATTTCATCTGTGACAAGTTATTACACGTTTATTGGACATACCGAGATAGTCAATGGATTTTCGGTTATATAAAGCGGAACTTGATTGATACGGAAAATCTCGGGTTACTTCGACAACACCGGATTCATACGTACCAGTACTTAGCCCGTGTCCAGGTCAGAATTcctttttttatctttgttttaaaaattgtaGGTAAAAtttaggaaatgaaaaaaaaaatagtatattaACGGAAGTAAAATTTTTGTGTCCCAAATTGACCAAAAATCTTACAGAAATTGTAGATAAAATTCTGATTTTATACTCGGCGCGCgcaaaatacatttgtatctggGTCGCTCGCTCACAGCTCGAGACTTTTGTAATTTATTGTTACACATAAAACTATTGGAATTGCAATTTGTCAGAGGGAAGTATAAGATCATGTCTCATACCGTTATAAATAAACCTCGGTTTAcgaaatggaaaataaaaagaattgcCGCCATCTTATCTATTCTTGCACAAGATTCTCAGCTCATTTCTATGATGTCCTTAcgtgtaaatatcaaatatttataagaatgtcgataatataatttattccGCCAGCAAAATTGCAGTATAAGAACTTCCTGTTTATGGGTGCGCATGTGTCTACTCGTCAGGGTGAGATACTAGAACCTGGTTTACGATCTTGTTGTACAGTAGCTAGGAGCGTTTAGTTTTTGTGGGCGTAAAAATGCACCAATAGTATGTTTCGGCATCTTATATTAGGCATCAGCTGTCTTATACTAgccaattttttgttttttattttgagattatatttgttgaattttctttaatattaaCTCTGAAATGAAAAAACATGCAAGGTTTTTCTAGAATTGTCCGCCTAAATGAGCATTTATGTTATTCCCGATTTACCAGCAATTCGAATTGTATGACAGGTTTCGAATTTAGAAATGACTTTCCTGAATTTTCATGAAGTTTTTTATGATGTGCTGGTTAAAAAATCGGGGTATTCATTTCATTGAAAGATTACACAATTTCTTATTTCAACCTTGTGAATCAATGTGTAATATTGCATGTCAACAGATTATGAACAGAAAATTGTCAGACGGTCATCAATATTGACCCCCGAATAAATTATTAGACCGTTCTAATTCAAAGGTTAGACAAGTTCATTTGGGCATTcagggggtgaatgagtttattCATAATAACACAAACCTGGGATACAGCTTTCAAAGAAAGGTCCAAGTGTTGTCTTGGTACATCTTGGTCCCTGGACGGTGTACTGGATTCCCTGTTATAGAAAGAATTATACAGGATTAACACATCACAGCGATACTGTATGACATGGACTATCCATGGATTCGGTCTTTCGTTGTTTAAAGTTTTCAAAGTATTTCGTGGGAAGAAACGTTCGTGGTTAGCCTGTGGAGCGGCTATTCTAACTACCAAAAACGAATTTCGAGTTTTAACACGAAAGCAACAAAAAAGGGAATTTGGaccctctggtggccatgaccggtaagttttatttcatttacataaACCTGGGGGATATGGGGTCATGACATGTTGTGAACGACAGATCCCTTTCGAAGTATTTGTCATGGAGTTAAAACAGAAAGTCCAGTTTTCTATTTGGTCCAAATTGACGAAGCCAAACGAtatcattgaattatttttgtcaatCATAATGCATTGATAAGAagattaataaataataaaaaaaataccttcAGTTAAAAAGTAGGTCACGGTGACCTAATATTGTCAATTGCCAATTAACACCCTTCATTGTCATACCCAATTTGATAAAAACCCACCTTAAGCTGTCATTGATATCGCTTACGATACACAACGCCATATTCAACCAAAATATGGTATCATAGGATCAAAGGTTTCCAAGAGTACCGCGTGGTCCCGTGAACATAATACCAAACGAGCCCATCGGATCCCCAAGGGAGCGGTATGCTATTCCATCAAACCATGGCGGCCACCATACTATGGAGATTAGATGGTTTTCTCTGAAGAGAGCTACTTACATTGGCGTAGTCGAGAATGACTCCGTTGGTGCTCGTGAAGTTGCTTGAACTTGTTGTTTCAATGGTGGCGATACGCTGATTGGTGGCATCATATGACATGAGGTAGGAGGTCTGTAAAACAATGCAAAACCAATGAACAGAAAGTTATCATCCATTGGTCTAAGCTAAAGCTGAAAACATCCCTCCTGTTTGAGTAGCTCGATGGTTACTTTGATGCGTTCGAACGGTGACATCGTGATGACATCATGGGTACAACTTTACTTTGCTTCCAGATCGTTAGCTATTTCTGTCCGTACGCGTACGCGTTCATGCATATATGGAGGCAAATATTGCAGCAGCAAGTCGTTAGTATTTCCCTGATTTCAGAATGGGGCACGGTAAGGATGAAGAAATCTAGTCTTGAAATAAATACCGGTGTGCAGACATTTGAATTGGGTGGGTTATAATTTGAGTGTGAACATACAATGAACTTTAACAAATGTAAATTGCATATCAATCCTTTTGACATTGACTATGTTTTTCGAGGTTAAAGTTTAAACTTATTACTGTGAGAAGTCATATTCTGGTGGTATGTTATATTACGAGGTTTCTGAACGCCTTCCTTTAGGTAATTTACAATTTGTATTTGCGTGAACCGTTTCCTGAACTACATTGATTGATCTATTTGACGTACCAAAATTTCATTACTCAAAAGTAAGTACTTTTTCTTTAATATCTATTACAACTTATTTCCATTTCAAGTTAAACGACATTCTGATGGCAACATGGTAAATTCCATGTAAGttcttaatataaaattatcaaattttatgTCCAGGTTCAATAAAACGCTTTGATCATATTCAGTTGTTATTAAAAAGTGATACCAActgaaaatgaacattttaacaATTCAGAGGAATTAAGTTGAGAAGAGTAAAGCCGAAAACTTACCGACACAATCATTGGTGCCACAGCATTTGGACGGTTAATTGCCAGAACGTTTCCTTGGGTACCTTCCCATTGTTTTGGAACACAGCAGATTTGTGCGCTAGCCACAAAGGCTACAGAGCAAGCTACAAGGATCTGGAACATCGTGTGTGTCTGTGTGGCGGTGGTGGTAATGGTTGTCCGGCGATGTCTTCCCAAATACTGACTCCCGAAACCCAACAGATTGGTCTACTTTGGCCCTCGTACGTGACCTATCGCTCCTGTCCATCTGCCCTTATCAACAAGTTCTTATCGTCGAGGCCTAAGCTAGCTACACTGTGACATTGGCTTACTTAATAGCATGGTGTTATCTTAGACAATTAGGACCTATCTGTCAGCAACTCAAATTTGAGTATGCTGCAACTCTGAGCACTGAAACTTAAATGTTCAAGAGATGGTGCGTTTCTTGCATTCATTCATAAATCAATAATGATGATTGAAGCCTtttagagagagaaaaaatactgtGTAAATATGAATCGTTCGTTTGCttcttaaaattgtaaaatggcATTCCTTGGTATAATTGAAAATGTTGaagatatatatagtgtaaatgTGAATCGTACGATTGCTTAATACAGTTATGAATTGACATGACAAAATATAATCCGAACTCTGAATTTTAGGACAAATCGAATTGGTTCAGTCAACGCcatggatatacatgtaagaaAATACTGTATGATTGTTAAATTTCGGGGAAAGTCACTATCTCCACTTTGATACTACACTGTAATTTGCAGGAAGAATTCGAAAAGTTTGAGTATTTGTCAATTTCTAACAGTAATATGCTATAAAGATAAGCTTACTtattatcttcttttttttaaatttttttttggtaTTTAAATTATATAGGGCGAAATTTATTTCGCCGTGAATAAAAACTGCAATGCAGTAGTCATTTCAATGACTGTGCATTTAGAACTGGTCATTGAGCATATCAATGGTGTCCGGCGGGAAGTTTTCAATGAGCAATGACTTTCATGAAATCGGCATTTGAGGCAATTGATCAAAGTGGTACATCGCATAGACATTTCACCTTATTCTGAAACTACAAAACGAGGGATGGAGGTCCCATAGACTAGTATCCTGTCTGTCACATTTTTTTCGGTATAAAAATAAACAGTTGATTAACGTGGAAAAGGTCTATATCATTCAGACTATTTATGAAAACCCATAGTTGAGGATCAGAAAATAGGAGACAGAGAGTGGTCTTGGGTGAATTCGAATCTACTTGGAAACCCATACAGTCAGGGGTACCGCAAGGATCTGCCCTGGGACCGTactaattctaaatataacccTGATTAAACTTTTGAGATATCGCACTTTTATTAATATCTAACGATATAAgaataatgattaaaaataaataattacaaacaCCTATAGGTATATGTTTCACTTTTTGTTTACTCGTGACAATAACAAATAAGTCAACTCACTAAGTTATATCTATGCGAAACGCGGGACATCGCACTAAACAGGTAAGCATTTCCTGAGCATGTTGATATTTAATTCGGTCAATTCGCGAGTATTCTAATCATCGTAGAGGATGAATGTGACATTTTGgagaggtatatatatataattataattataataattaaaagcATGTGTAATTataatcagaaaaaaagtttcttcTCTCTTCTGTTCGTTTTTTACATTGATACTTGTACATTACTAGTTCcatcatatttttatcaattttatcgatGCATTATATAGTCTATAAATGATTTGCATGTACACACTGTACTATTAAAATGTAATACTATTGAGTATATAAACACTTTTTACTGAGAATCATTCAGAAGTAAAGTGGTAATAATGATGGACATTATTGTAACCtataattgtgaaaatatctGTCATAATAAAAACCCAAGAAAAATGATTTGAGGGAACGTATCTCAAATGATCACGATTTTAGTAATTtagaaatattcataaaaaaggTTACAACCACATTGTTTATAGTTGACATCTTAGTCATACCCCATTTACAGAGACAtggtacattttataataaatctAATTGTAAAATTGGGAAACAAAAGTTCAACAGAACTTTGCCATAtgatacacgtacatgtatgtatatcagtatacttttgtataaacataaggccaaaaaaaagttttttttagggttacattggcaacaAAAAgggggtcggtaggtcgggaggatttttttttagtatttttagctctaaaataatggccggaaccggagtctgagatcaaaatctggaccttttattttattgtttgttgttttttttttcgtagaaaagtggaacaAATCATTAGGGTCGGGAGTAAAACATTTATTGTCGGTCGGGCAACCCTAAACAGACACATATTTTTTTGGTCCCTAAGTGTCGTATGATCTTTAAGGATCTTACCAATGAACTGATCATATTAAGTTATATTACCAGCAATGATAGGAATACATTATGGATGGATATAGCCAATATGCACGATCTATCACTTTTACtcagtatactgtacatgtataaccataTATAAATCATTGCGGCGTGGAAGCGAATTTAGAATTACAGAATGAAAGAATTGTCTCTTAAAATTATCTCTATAATTTGTTATGATTATtgattaggccaaaaaaaatatttgtctgtttagggatacccgaccgaccctgattttttacccccgaccctattttttcccCACTTTTTCCCAAGACAGCCATTAAATCGGAAAAAAATCATAagtccggttccggccatttaGAGTAACAGACACTTAGTACGAGATCGACCTACCGAAAAGTTATTTtcactttgatttttttaataatggggaacaaatttaaaataaattgaaatgtttaattttcttgtCGATTTTTTGTAGGCACCGCAGTCGCCTAAATACACATACGGAGGTATTTGACCTATCACTGCGTTGAGACGgcataaaacacaaattttttatcaataaattacTAAATCTGTAATAAATGTGTGTAAcctatcataaatattttcttgCTGATGTTAAATCTTTTCCTCCGAAATCAGACTTTAAAATTCAAAGGGTTGAGTGTAAATAAAATCAGTTTGATTTTTTAGTTTTGAAATGGGTGgcaatgaaaaaaattattagCCATACAAATATGTTAGGTTACAATGAACAAtcgcatattttttttttcattgtttatatagattattaaaaataaagtgaataTGGGTTTTTTATAATGGGAATAATGACTGATAAGGGCAAACAAATAAAGGGGAAAATTCATAGATATATTTGATGTAACcgattttattgaatttttgaTTGTAAAGGGTGGGATGTGACATGTACTcgagataaaatattttgttgttacaAATATTCCACtattacagtataactttaATATGTTCTTTGGCCGCGTTGGGTTGACAGAACGGAATAAAATCGAAATAAATCgaaaaacaatttttatattataaaggtAAAAACTGGTTGCGATTTTAAATGAAGTACATGTTGGGCTGTGTAAATGGGGGACAACAATCGAGATTACAAAATTCTTGATGATTACCTTCTTGTAGGCTAGAGgatgaaattgaaataataaaataacaaataatgcAATAATGTGCGTGTAAATCGATATCACACCGGGCAGGTGCGCCGCGTTGACAGAACGGATAAGGGACGTAACTCCTTGTTGGTATGCGCTAAGGGGAGACAAATCCATTTTCCAATATGGCGAGCTCCAAGGTAAACAACAAGGTTGCGATGTTTAAATGAACGTACATCTACACACTATGGAGGGTAAATTGAAAACAAGAATGAATGGAAGTGTTCCAACAACTCTCGGGAGACCTTTTGGTGTTGTGGCAATAGACGATCCGCCTCCAAGAATGAGAAGAACATTAGCAAGGTTAGTTCAATATTGATGTGTACTCCATGGCACTGCAACACCCGGTTGACTTTTGACACCATTACTAGTTGTAATTTGTCCTCATCGATGGctttgtcattttaaaaatcatgCTATGAAGTGATGTTCATATATACAATAGTATACACTGTGTCCAATTCATGAATGATAAGAAATAATTTGAGAATCTGAACGAACTAAACACACAGTGTACTACTGCAGTAGGCCTAGTCTAAATTAGAAACGGTTTATGATGAAAAATATGGTTTAGAAATATTTAGTCTCTACATGAAGCCTTTTTATCAGAACATAGCCACTTGTAAATGCAATCGTAATTCTACATGTGCATCTAACATTTAATCATAGATATAGTACATAATGTCACAAAAGTTGTATTAatcatagatattttacataatGTCACGAAGTTGTATTAatcatagatattttacataatGTCACGAAGTAGTATTAATCATAGATAAAGTACATAATGTCACGAAGTTGTATTAATCATAGATATGGTACATAATGTCACGAAGTAGTATTAATCATAGATAAAGTACATAATGCCACAAAGTTGTATTAATCATAGATATGGTACATAATGTCACGAAGTTGTATTAATCAAAGATATAGTACATAATGTCACAAAGTTGTATTAATCAAAGATATAGTACATAATGTCACAAAGTTGTATTAATCATAGATATAGTACATAATGTCACAAAGTTGTATTAATCAAAGATATAGTACATAATGTCACAAAGTTGTATTAATCATAGATATAGTACATAATGTCACAAAGTTGTATTAATCATAGATATAGTACATAATGTCACAAAGTTGTATTAATCATAGATATAGTACATAATGTCACAAAATTGTATGATTGAGTATTGTGTCGACAGCTCCGCCGTTGCCGttataacaaatatgtttaagcattgatgtcactattttttaattttatcggggtatgaaaaaaaaatttgtttgcaaactgtgtgaatccgcgtagcggattctcacaaaagtttgcaaaaaatttttttttcataacccgataaaattaaaaaatagtgatatcaatacttataattaattttatactctatttgataaaatgaagtatgtttaaatgtaacattatagtggtttttcaagggattcttttttccgaatcaatacgcaacgtcaatgtctctattgtgacgtcacgaaaacgtcggggtttcgcgccattctcggattttttttttcatagtggtatgcaaaaaaattattgaccaatcagaaagccagatttggtatgaaaacaaagaaaaattaattattgacaCGTACTCGATATTTgtcacaatatatatgtatagtaatgtacatgtacatgtagtctatcaatattttcacaaaattgataGTGCATCATCTCAATACATCACAGTATGCTGTTGTGTAACAGAAGAGAAGAACATGAAGCAGCTAGACTGGAATTCGAACCTGGGACCCCAAACATTAGCTTAATGCTCTATTGACTTAGCtaacctggtcaccaatgattgACCAATTAGTCCAATTCCACTACTGGCAGGCGACCAGTTCTCACAGAGTACCAATTCTCATCATCTCATGTGAATTGTATGATCGCACATAAATTTTCAGacaattttttgttgaaatcagCATGAAAGTATCCTCTATCAGAAGATGACTTTATTGATGTAAAATTGTGTGAAAATCATACTGGACAGATACACATACGATGGCAAGAATTGGTACTCAGCAAGAACTGGTCGTCTGCCAGTacagttacatatatataataatattatatggcattataatacatatatagatgAACAATGTATAAGTAAATGAAGTGTGCATGGAGCTTATTATTAACAGTGTCAGATATATTATAGTCAGTATTCTTTTATTTTCCAGTTCTGGTCAAAGCAGGCCAGTGATAGTGAGGCATGACATGGGTGCTGGTCCCAGCCCTCTGTCACAGAATAGATCCTGCCCGACCCAAGACCTTGCAGTCGGTAACCAAGACACTGCTTTAGATGTCAACTCTGGGTGTGATATACAATTCATAGATGTCCCTAAAAAGGGCCAGACTTTAAAAAATACAGCCGACCCTATAGGCGGCCGAATGTTTACTAATGATCTCGAGAGAGTCCCTAGGGGGCTAGGACCAACAAGTAAACTGGTGAAAAGGAACTCTGCTGGGAAGCTTACAGCTATAGAAAGTGGTACTTCTAGTGGAAGTAGAAGTGGTGCTTCTAACAGTATTATAGGTAAAAGCAGTTTTCCCGAGGACAATGCCAGAGGTGGTTCCTCTATAAATAGGAAAACTAGCACTAATGAAAGGACTAGTGGGAGTAGCCAAAGTGGTGTCCCTAAAAGTGGTACTAGAATTGGAATCAGAAGTGGTGCTTCTGGTAGTAGAAGTGGTGCTTTGGATCAGCGGAGTGGTAGTAATGATAAAGATAGAACTGATGTCCCAAGCAATGGAAGGCCTAGCAGTGGTAGAAAAGCATCTGCTGGGAAATCTAGTGCTGCACGGAGTGGTACGGATAGAAGTAGTGCACCTCGGAGTGGTACTGAAAGAAGTAGTGTTCCCCGGAGTGGTACTGAAAGAAGTATTGCTCCCCGGAGTGGCGCTCCTAGCAGTGGTAAGCGTAGAGGAAGTGCTTCTAGCAGCGGAAGAAGTAGTGCTGTGAGCAGCGCAAGGAGCGGTTATGGAGACGTGTTGGAGGCTGAAATCAGTCAGAGCTCGGAGTTCTCAGAAGTTCCAAAACCTTCCAGAGTTATAGACCCTACAGAAATTGTAagttagatatataattatagaccAACAAAGCTTATAATCATATcttacagatacatgtatattgtttgtatCACCTAATCGTTTAAAAAAT from Argopecten irradians isolate NY chromosome 5, Ai_NY, whole genome shotgun sequence includes:
- the LOC138324595 gene encoding ependymin-related protein 1-like; this encodes MFQILVACSVAFVASAQICCVPKQWEGTQGNVLAINRPNAVAPMIVSTSYLMSYDATNQRIATIETTSSSNFTSTNGVILDYANGIQYTVQGPRCTKTTLGPFFESCIPGLCYYE